In the genome of Paenibacillus sp. FSL R5-0766, one region contains:
- a CDS encoding glycoside hydrolase family 3 C-terminal domain-containing protein, translating into MTTNQTKYPFQDTALELDTRVRDLVSRLTEDEKIESMLQYQPAVDRLGVPAYKHGTEAAHGLAWLGEATSFPQPVGLACTWDADLMKEIGSVLGDEARVFYKRNPAVNGLTLWAPTVDMERDPRWGRNEEAYGEDPELTAELTTALVKGIQGDHPKYYKAVATLKHFLANNNEVDRGSGSSSIDPRNMREYYLKAFEKPFKEGGAQSMMTAYNSINGTPALLHPFVNEIVKGEWGMDGFVVSDAGDVMGIMNDHKYYDSHTPGTVESVKAGIDSITDDAELSKQALREGLEQGTLTMDDIDKALFNTFRVRFRLGEFDPEEGNPYAAIGEESMMTEKAKELSLRAAREQVVLLKNDKGTLPLDKTKAGKVAVIGQLGGTVYRDWYAGTMPYNVSPLEAICGKVGSDKVSFKDGNDRITLTSIANGKKIGLAEGEKSPVIASGEAETFMVSDWGFGSYTLQAESNGKYLTTDEETVTASADEVYGWFVKEVFHLLPQQDGSVGLTTWNGKTVTAPNGGNDAFVVSEELKTFGATETFKQDVFVNGLEEAVAAAKAAETAIVFVGNNPLVNGKEEIDRPSLDLAESQQRLVEAVYAANPNTVVVIVGSYPFTSNWVQENIPAVLYTSHAGQELGNAVADVLYGDYAPAGRLNMTWVQSADQLTDIKDYDIIQSGRTYQYFEGNVLYPFGHGLTYATFKYSNLELSPAQVGTEGNVTVTVDVTNTGTIASDEVVQLYVRAGKSRVKRPLKTLKGFRRLHVEAGATAKVSFTLPVQELAIWDVTRDRYVVESGTYSIMVAKSSSDVQLVADLTVEGEIIPARNLAVATRAENYDAYLGVDLDESKEGGSAVRVVGEQGWIAFKDADLGNGAATIEARVSAEQAGAVLEVRLGSSEGTLAGRVELAQGEAQQWSTVEAQLTGAAGTQDIYIVLSAGVRISHFEIR; encoded by the coding sequence ATGACCACCAACCAAACGAAATATCCGTTTCAAGATACAGCACTAGAGTTAGACACCCGTGTGAGGGACCTTGTATCCCGCTTGACGGAAGATGAAAAAATTGAATCCATGCTGCAATATCAACCGGCAGTAGACCGTTTGGGTGTGCCTGCATACAAACACGGAACAGAAGCTGCCCACGGCTTGGCCTGGCTTGGAGAAGCAACATCTTTCCCACAACCGGTGGGGCTGGCATGCACATGGGATGCGGATTTGATGAAGGAGATTGGCTCCGTGCTTGGAGACGAGGCACGTGTATTTTATAAACGCAATCCGGCAGTGAACGGTCTTACCCTGTGGGCACCTACAGTAGATATGGAACGTGACCCGCGCTGGGGACGGAATGAAGAGGCGTATGGTGAAGATCCGGAACTGACAGCCGAGCTGACAACAGCATTGGTCAAAGGAATTCAGGGCGACCATCCGAAGTATTACAAAGCGGTCGCTACCTTGAAGCATTTTCTTGCGAATAATAACGAAGTGGATCGCGGAAGCGGTTCGTCCAGCATTGATCCGCGCAACATGCGTGAATATTATCTGAAAGCGTTCGAGAAGCCATTTAAAGAAGGCGGCGCACAGTCCATGATGACAGCGTACAACTCCATTAATGGTACGCCAGCGTTGTTGCATCCTTTTGTGAACGAGATTGTCAAAGGCGAATGGGGCATGGATGGTTTCGTTGTCAGTGATGCAGGCGATGTAATGGGCATCATGAATGATCATAAATACTATGATTCCCACACACCAGGTACGGTAGAGTCCGTTAAAGCTGGAATTGATAGCATCACCGATGATGCTGAGCTGTCCAAACAGGCACTACGTGAAGGATTGGAACAAGGTACGCTCACGATGGATGACATCGATAAGGCGTTGTTCAATACGTTCCGTGTGCGTTTCCGTCTAGGCGAGTTCGATCCGGAAGAGGGCAATCCGTACGCTGCTATTGGTGAAGAGTCCATGATGACGGAGAAAGCAAAAGAACTGTCGCTCAGAGCCGCAAGAGAACAAGTGGTATTGCTCAAAAACGACAAAGGAACGCTCCCGCTGGACAAAACAAAAGCTGGTAAAGTGGCTGTGATTGGTCAATTGGGCGGAACCGTCTATCGTGACTGGTATGCAGGCACCATGCCTTATAACGTATCCCCGCTTGAAGCGATCTGTGGCAAAGTAGGCAGCGATAAAGTATCATTCAAGGATGGTAATGATCGTATTACGTTAACTTCCATAGCCAATGGGAAGAAAATTGGACTGGCAGAAGGTGAGAAATCACCTGTGATTGCTTCGGGAGAAGCGGAGACGTTCATGGTTTCCGACTGGGGCTTCGGAAGTTATACATTACAGGCGGAAAGCAACGGCAAATATCTGACCACAGATGAAGAGACCGTAACGGCTTCCGCTGATGAAGTGTACGGCTGGTTCGTGAAGGAAGTATTCCACCTGTTGCCACAACAGGACGGAAGTGTAGGTCTGACCACTTGGAATGGCAAAACGGTGACTGCACCTAATGGTGGAAACGATGCATTCGTAGTGTCCGAAGAACTGAAAACCTTTGGTGCCACAGAGACGTTCAAGCAGGATGTGTTTGTGAACGGACTTGAAGAAGCGGTAGCAGCGGCTAAGGCTGCGGAAACGGCGATTGTCTTTGTTGGTAATAATCCCCTTGTAAATGGTAAAGAAGAGATTGACCGTCCAAGTCTGGATCTCGCCGAATCCCAGCAACGTCTGGTTGAGGCGGTCTATGCCGCGAACCCGAACACGGTAGTTGTCATCGTGGGTAGTTATCCGTTCACATCGAATTGGGTTCAGGAGAACATCCCGGCGGTATTGTATACTTCACACGCAGGACAGGAACTGGGTAACGCAGTAGCAGACGTACTCTATGGCGACTATGCGCCTGCAGGCCGTTTGAACATGACATGGGTACAATCAGCAGATCAACTGACCGACATCAAGGATTACGATATCATTCAATCCGGTCGGACATATCAATATTTTGAAGGTAATGTATTGTATCCGTTTGGACATGGTCTGACGTATGCAACGTTTAAATACAGCAATTTGGAACTTAGCCCAGCTCAAGTGGGTACAGAGGGCAACGTTACGGTAACTGTAGATGTGACCAATACCGGTACAATCGCCAGTGACGAAGTTGTACAGTTGTACGTTCGTGCAGGCAAATCGCGGGTGAAACGTCCACTCAAAACGTTAAAAGGATTCCGTCGTCTTCATGTCGAAGCGGGAGCTACAGCGAAAGTCAGCTTCACCTTGCCTGTTCAGGAACTGGCAATCTGGGATGTAACTCGTGATCGGTATGTCGTGGAAAGTGGAACTTACTCCATCATGGTTGCCAAGTCATCCTCTGATGTTCAGCTGGTTGCAGACCTGACGGTAGAAGGAGAGATAATCCCTGCTCGTAATCTGGCTGTGGCTACTCGTGCAGAGAATTATGATGCTTACCTGGGTGTTGATCTGGATGAGAGCAAAGAGGGCGGAAGTGCTGTCCGTGTAGTTGGAGAGCAAGGATGGATTGCCTTCAAGGATGCCGATCTAGGTAATGGGGCAGCAACAATTGAAGCTCGTGTATCCGCGGAACAAGCAGGCGCTGTGTTGGAAGTGCGACTCGGCTCTTCGGAGGGTACGCTAGCAGGACGTGTGGAACTGGCACAGGGCGAAGCCCAACAGTGGTCTACCGTGGAGGCGCAACTTACAGGTGCAGCAGGTACGCAGGATATATATATTGTGCTGTCCGCAGGCGTGCGCATCAGTCACTTTGAGATTCGTTAA
- a CDS encoding methyl-accepting chemotaxis protein, with product MDIVQALITCMPFFRDTIRQDVTLSVIDREKFLYFSAGESLKQLNYQPGDPLLDGNRNFADLNGGTVKRFDHYPKDLFGVPFDVAFIPIKNEQGEIIALFNLLYSMDDQDQLQQLMDATENLTNQLIDSVQHVAAHSEELSATTEEIRNNSKQAVQKSGNVTQVASFIREISEQTNLLGLNAAIEAARVGEAGAGFGVVAKEIRKLSVDTKEATARIEDSLLSVRQSIQGMENELGEITASSQEQAELVNNFMSTIEQLNETNKQLKQFVQKMITFDGK from the coding sequence ATGGATATTGTTCAAGCATTAATTACATGTATGCCTTTCTTTCGAGATACGATTCGTCAGGATGTAACCCTCTCCGTGATTGATCGTGAAAAATTCCTATATTTCTCAGCAGGGGAATCGTTAAAACAACTGAATTATCAACCCGGCGACCCTCTATTGGATGGAAATCGAAATTTTGCTGATCTCAACGGCGGTACCGTCAAACGATTCGATCACTATCCTAAAGATTTGTTCGGTGTTCCTTTTGATGTGGCTTTCATTCCCATTAAAAACGAACAAGGTGAAATCATCGCCCTGTTTAACCTGCTCTACAGTATGGATGACCAGGACCAGTTGCAACAGCTCATGGATGCTACCGAAAATCTGACCAACCAGTTAATTGACAGTGTACAGCATGTAGCTGCACACTCCGAGGAACTCAGTGCCACAACTGAAGAGATCCGGAATAATTCCAAACAAGCCGTACAGAAATCAGGAAATGTAACCCAAGTCGCCAGCTTCATTCGTGAAATCTCCGAACAAACCAATCTGCTCGGCTTGAATGCAGCCATTGAAGCTGCTCGTGTAGGGGAAGCAGGTGCAGGTTTTGGCGTTGTTGCCAAAGAAATTCGCAAACTGTCTGTGGATACCAAAGAAGCGACGGCCCGTATTGAAGATTCTCTTCTCTCAGTTCGGCAATCCATTCAAGGCATGGAGAATGAACTTGGTGAGATCACTGCAAGCTCCCAAGAGCAGGCTGAACTCGTAAACAATTTCATGAGCACAATTGAGCAACTGAATGAAACCAACAAACAATTGAAGCAATTTGTGCAAAAAATGATTACGTTTGACGGAAAATAA